One segment of Zymoseptoria tritici IPO323 chromosome 2, whole genome shotgun sequence DNA contains the following:
- a CDS encoding 40S ribosomal protein S5 — translation MSDGEVEVEAVQAYPVLPKDVTAEIGSIKLFNKWSYEDVEIRDISLTDYIQIRQPVYISHSAGRYAVKRFRKAQCPIIERLTNSLMMNGRNNGKKLMAVRIVAHAFEIIHIMTDQNPIQIAVDAIVNCGPREDSTRIGSAGTVRRQAVDVSPLRRVNQAIALLTIGAREAAFRNIKSIAECLAEELINAAKGSSNSYAIKKKDELERVAKSNR, via the exons ATGTCTGACGGagaggtcgaagtcgaggccGTCCAGGCCTACCCGGTCCTCCCAAAGGATGTCACCGCCGAGATTGGAAGCATCAAGCTCTTCAACAAGTGGTCGTacgaggatgtcgagatcAGGGACATTTCCCTCAC CGATTACATCCAGATCCGACAGCCGGTCTACATCTCCCACAGCGCAGGACGATACGCCGTCAAGCGTTTCCGCAAGGCACAATGCCCCATCATTGAGCGCCTCACCAACTCCCTCATGATGAACGGCCGCAACAACGGAAAGAAGCTCATGGCCGTCCGCATCGTCGCCCACGCTTTCGAGATT ATCCACATCATGACCGACCAGAACCCCATCCAGATCGCCGTCGACGCCATTGTCAACTGCGGTCCCCGCGAAGACAGCACCCGTATCGGTTCCGCAGGTACCGTCCGTCGCCAGGCCGTCGATGTGTCGCCACTCCGCCGTGTCAACCAGGCCATCGCACTCCTCACCATCGGCGCCCGCGAGGCCGCTTTCCGCAACATCAAGAGCATCGCCGAGTGCTTGGCGGAAGAGCTCATCAACGCCGCCAAGGGTAGCAGCAACAGCTACGCcatcaagaagaaggacgagttGGAGCGTGTGGCCAAGAGCAACAGATAG